Proteins from one Chroococcidiopsis sp. CCMEE 29 genomic window:
- the rplB gene encoding 50S ribosomal protein L2 — protein sequence MGIRFYRPYTPSTRQATVSDFAEITKSEPERSLTKSVHRAKGRNNRGVITSRRRGGGHKRLYRVIDFKRDKHNIPAKVAAIEYDPNRNARIALVYYQDGEKRYIIHPNGLAVGKTIVSGPEAPIEDGNALPLSNIPLGTTVHNVELTPGKGAQIVRAAGASAQVVAKEGKYVTLKLPSGEVRLLRRDCYATIGQVGNLDARNLSAGKAGRNRWKGRRPKVRGSVMNPVDHPHGGGEGRAPIGRPGPVTPWGKPTLGAKTRKPKKPSSALILRRRRKSSKRGRGGRDS from the coding sequence ATGGGTATCCGTTTTTATCGACCCTACACCCCCAGTACGCGGCAAGCTACTGTTTCCGACTTTGCTGAAATCACCAAAAGCGAACCGGAGCGATCGCTAACAAAATCAGTTCATCGTGCCAAAGGTCGAAACAACCGTGGTGTAATTACCAGCCGTCGCCGGGGTGGAGGACACAAACGTCTTTACCGAGTTATCGACTTTAAGCGCGACAAGCACAATATTCCGGCGAAAGTGGCGGCGATAGAATATGACCCTAACCGCAATGCCAGAATCGCTCTTGTGTACTACCAAGATGGGGAAAAGCGATATATCATCCACCCCAACGGCTTAGCAGTAGGGAAAACGATTGTTTCTGGACCGGAAGCTCCGATTGAAGATGGAAATGCTTTACCACTAAGTAACATTCCTTTAGGAACAACGGTTCACAACGTGGAACTAACTCCAGGTAAAGGCGCTCAGATTGTCCGAGCTGCTGGTGCTAGTGCTCAGGTGGTAGCCAAGGAAGGTAAATACGTTACTCTCAAGCTACCTTCTGGAGAAGTTCGCCTACTGCGACGCGATTGCTATGCCACGATTGGACAAGTTGGCAACCTCGATGCCAGAAACCTGAGTGCAGGCAAAGCTGGTAGAAACCGTTGGAAAGGACGCCGACCCAAGGTTAGAGGTAGTGTGATGAACCCAGTTGACCACCCCCACGGTGGTGGTGAGGGTAGAGCACCAATTGGTCGACCCGGTCCAGTCACACCTTGGGGTAAACCAACTTTGGGTGCAAAGACACGGAAGCCGAAGAAACCAAGCAGCGCTTTAATTTTGCGGCGACGACGCAAATCCTCTAAACGCGGTCGAGGCGGTCGCGACTCCTAA
- the rpsQ gene encoding 30S ribosomal protein S17, which produces MAVKERVGLVVSDKMEKTVVVAVENRAPHPKYGKIVVRTQRYKAHDEENKCKVGDRVRIQETRPLSRTKRWMVKDILSSATTS; this is translated from the coding sequence ATGGCAGTCAAAGAAAGAGTGGGCTTAGTGGTGAGCGACAAGATGGAAAAGACGGTAGTGGTTGCCGTTGAAAACCGCGCTCCTCATCCCAAGTACGGAAAGATTGTGGTTCGTACTCAGCGATATAAAGCGCACGACGAAGAAAATAAGTGTAAAGTGGGCGATCGCGTCCGCATTCAGGAAACCAGACCGCTTAGTCGAACTAAGCGCTGGATGGTGAAAGACATTCTTAGTAGTGCCACTACTAGCTAG
- the rplE gene encoding 50S ribosomal protein L5: MATQLKTLYQEKIVPQLMEQFQYSNIHQVPKVIKVTVNRGLGEAAQNAKALESSLNEIAVITGQKPVVTRAKKAIAGFKIREGMPVGLMVTLRSERMYAFLERLINLALPRIRDFRGISPKSFDGHGNYTLGIREQLIFPEVEYDSIDQVRGMDISIITTANTDEEGRALLKEMGMPFREQ, encoded by the coding sequence ATGGCAACACAACTCAAAACTTTATACCAAGAAAAAATTGTCCCCCAACTGATGGAGCAGTTTCAATACTCCAACATCCATCAGGTGCCTAAGGTAATAAAAGTCACCGTTAACCGGGGTTTAGGGGAAGCCGCTCAAAATGCTAAAGCACTGGAATCGTCTTTAAATGAAATTGCCGTGATTACGGGGCAAAAACCTGTGGTAACGCGGGCAAAAAAGGCGATCGCGGGCTTCAAAATTCGTGAAGGTATGCCTGTAGGTCTGATGGTTACTCTCAGGAGTGAAAGGATGTATGCCTTTCTCGAACGGCTAATCAACCTTGCTCTACCTCGAATTCGTGACTTTCGTGGCATTAGTCCTAAAAGTTTTGATGGTCACGGCAATTATACCCTCGGCATTAGAGAGCAGCTGATTTTTCCAGAGGTGGAGTATGACAGCATCGATCAAGTTCGAGGCATGGATATTTCCATCATCACTACAGCCAACACTGACGAAGAGGGTCGCGCCCTACTTAAAGAAATGGGAATGCCCTTTCGCGAGCAATAA
- the rpsH gene encoding 30S ribosomal protein S8, translated as MAANDTIADMLTRIRNANMARHQNTQIPATKMTRSIAKVLQDEGFIAEIEEVEEGVKRNLVISLKYKGKNRQPLITALKRVSKPGLRVYSNRKELPRVLGGIGIAIISTSHGIMTDREARRQGLGGEVLCYIW; from the coding sequence ATGGCGGCTAACGACACAATTGCAGATATGCTGACGCGCATCCGCAATGCCAATATGGCGCGGCATCAGAATACACAAATTCCAGCTACGAAGATGACCCGCAGCATTGCTAAAGTCCTTCAGGACGAAGGCTTCATCGCTGAGATTGAAGAAGTGGAAGAAGGGGTGAAGCGAAATTTGGTGATTTCCTTGAAATACAAGGGCAAGAATCGCCAGCCACTGATCACCGCCTTGAAGCGAGTTAGTAAGCCCGGTTTACGAGTTTACTCAAATCGCAAAGAATTACCACGGGTGCTGGGTGGCATTGGCATTGCTATTATCTCTACCTCTCATGGGATTATGACTGATCGCGAAGCGCGGCGGCAAGGATTAGGCGGTGAAGTACTTTGCTATATCTGGTAG
- the rplN gene encoding 50S ribosomal protein L14 translates to MIQPQSYLNVADNSGARKLMCIRVVGAGNRRYGNVGDVIIAVVKDAIPNMAIKKSDVVRAVIVRTRKGMGRESGMSIRFDDNAAVIINADGNPRGTRVFGPVARELRDKNFTKIISLAPEVL, encoded by the coding sequence GTGATTCAACCCCAGTCTTATCTCAATGTCGCTGATAATAGCGGAGCGCGAAAATTGATGTGTATCCGCGTTGTAGGCGCGGGAAACCGACGTTATGGCAACGTAGGCGATGTAATTATAGCCGTTGTTAAGGATGCTATTCCTAACATGGCGATCAAAAAGTCTGATGTAGTGCGGGCAGTAATTGTCCGTACTCGTAAAGGTATGGGTAGAGAAAGCGGGATGAGTATTCGCTTTGATGATAATGCTGCCGTCATTATCAACGCTGATGGAAACCCTAGAGGAACAAGGGTTTTTGGTCCAGTCGCACGAGAACTGCGCGACAAAAACTTCACCAAAATTATTTCCCTGGCTCCGGAGGTGTTGTGA
- the rpsS gene encoding 30S ribosomal protein S19, whose product MGRSLKKGPFVADSLLRKIEALNARGEKQVIKTWSRASTILPQMVGHTIAVHNGRQHVPIYLSEQMVGHKLGEFAPTRTFRGHAKSDKKAGR is encoded by the coding sequence ATGGGTCGTTCTCTTAAAAAAGGTCCTTTCGTTGCCGATAGTTTGCTCCGTAAGATTGAAGCTCTGAACGCTAGAGGCGAAAAGCAAGTGATTAAAACGTGGTCTCGAGCTTCAACGATTTTGCCGCAAATGGTTGGTCATACTATCGCCGTTCATAACGGACGCCAACATGTACCGATTTACCTCAGTGAGCAAATGGTAGGACACAAATTGGGTGAATTTGCCCCGACCCGTACTTTTCGGGGTCATGCTAAAAGTGACAAAAAAGCGGGGAGATAA
- the rplX gene encoding 50S ribosomal protein L24 — protein MAIKQRKKANQPQRYKMHVKTGDTVQVIAGKDKGKVGEILQTFPKLSQVIIKGVNIKTKHVKPQQEGESGRIVTLEFPIHSSNVMHYSSKQNVASRISYSFNDQGRKVRMLKKTGEIIDK, from the coding sequence ATGGCAATTAAACAACGAAAAAAAGCAAACCAACCTCAACGCTACAAAATGCACGTTAAAACAGGCGACACTGTACAAGTGATTGCTGGTAAAGATAAAGGCAAAGTTGGGGAAATTTTGCAAACCTTTCCCAAGCTTAGTCAGGTGATTATCAAAGGCGTGAATATCAAAACTAAGCACGTCAAACCTCAACAAGAAGGGGAATCGGGGCGGATTGTCACACTAGAATTCCCAATTCACAGCTCCAACGTCATGCACTATTCCAGCAAGCAAAACGTTGCCAGTCGGATCAGCTACAGCTTTAACGATCAGGGTCGCAAAGTGCGGATGCTCAAAAAGACTGGTGAAATCATCGACAAATAA
- the rplV gene encoding 50S ribosomal protein L22: MATDTTNEVKAIARYIRMSPFKVRRVLDQIRGRSYREALIILEFMPYRACEPVLTVLRSAVANAEHNAGLNPAALKITQAYADQGPVLKRFQPRAQGRAYQIRKPTCHITVAVAADPAEE; encoded by the coding sequence ATGGCTACTGATACTACTAATGAAGTGAAGGCGATCGCGCGTTACATCCGTATGTCTCCCTTCAAGGTTCGTCGCGTCCTGGATCAAATTCGCGGGCGATCGTACCGAGAAGCGCTAATTATCCTCGAATTTATGCCTTATCGAGCCTGTGAGCCAGTGCTCACTGTGCTAAGAAGTGCTGTTGCCAATGCCGAGCATAACGCTGGTCTAAATCCAGCCGCTCTGAAGATCACTCAAGCTTATGCCGATCAAGGACCAGTACTGAAACGCTTCCAGCCAAGAGCGCAGGGCAGGGCTTACCAAATCCGCAAGCCTACGTGTCATATTACTGTGGCTGTTGCTGCTGACCCAGCGGAGGAATAG
- the rplD gene encoding 50S ribosomal protein L4 has product MVECVVRNWQGEEVGQATLELRVAREESAAHIVHRALVRQMTNARQGTASTKTRAEVRGGGRKPWRQKGTGRARAGSIRSPLWRGGGVIFGPKPRNYEIKMNRKERRLALRTALASRATDMIVVEDFAEQLSRPKTKELVAAIARWGIEPEAKVLLILPELAQNVYLSARNVEKLNLIPATQLNVYDLLNADKIVVTASAIKKIQEVYGE; this is encoded by the coding sequence ATGGTTGAGTGTGTAGTAAGAAACTGGCAAGGGGAAGAAGTAGGGCAGGCGACGCTAGAGCTACGGGTTGCCAGAGAAGAAAGTGCAGCTCATATTGTTCACCGAGCTTTGGTGCGACAAATGACCAATGCTCGGCAAGGAACTGCCAGTACAAAAACTCGTGCTGAAGTTCGTGGTGGAGGTCGCAAACCTTGGCGACAAAAAGGAACAGGTCGCGCTCGTGCAGGATCGATTCGTTCACCATTATGGCGTGGAGGCGGTGTCATCTTTGGTCCCAAGCCGAGAAACTATGAGATCAAGATGAACCGGAAAGAGCGGCGTTTAGCACTGCGAACTGCACTTGCTAGCCGTGCTACTGACATGATCGTCGTAGAAGACTTTGCAGAGCAACTATCACGCCCGAAAACGAAGGAATTAGTGGCAGCGATCGCCCGTTGGGGAATTGAACCAGAAGCCAAAGTTCTGTTGATTCTGCCTGAGCTAGCACAAAACGTTTATTTGTCAGCGCGTAACGTTGAAAAATTAAATCTGATTCCAGCTACGCAGCTAAATGTTTATGATTTGCTGAACGCTGACAAGATTGTGGTTACAGCATCTGCCATTAAAAAAATTCAGGAGGTCTACGGTGAATAA
- the rpmC gene encoding 50S ribosomal protein L29, whose amino-acid sequence MPLPKISEARDLSDQELAEQIIAVKKQLFQLRLQKATRQLDKPHQFKHAKHRLAQLLTVEHERKRAAATEAVQPVAEQE is encoded by the coding sequence ATGCCTCTTCCCAAAATTTCAGAAGCTAGAGATTTAAGCGATCAAGAACTGGCGGAGCAAATTATCGCTGTCAAGAAGCAGCTATTCCAGTTGCGATTGCAAAAAGCAACTCGACAGTTAGATAAGCCGCACCAGTTCAAACACGCCAAGCACCGGCTGGCACAATTATTAACTGTAGAACACGAGCGAAAACGGGCAGCAGCAACAGAAGCAGTTCAGCCCGTCGCAGAACAAGAGTAG
- a CDS encoding 50S ribosomal protein L23: MNNFDPRKLPDLVRRPIVTEKATRLMEENKFTFEVTPKATKPEIKAAIEDLFEVKVVQVNTQQQPRKKRRVGKFIGFKPQYKKAIVTVAPGDDNKIRQVLFPEV; this comes from the coding sequence GTGAATAACTTTGACCCCCGCAAGCTCCCGGACTTAGTGCGCCGCCCGATTGTCACAGAAAAGGCAACTCGCCTAATGGAGGAAAACAAATTTACTTTTGAAGTCACTCCTAAAGCAACTAAGCCTGAAATCAAAGCGGCAATTGAAGATTTATTTGAAGTCAAGGTTGTGCAAGTGAATACTCAGCAACAACCGCGGAAAAAGCGTCGCGTCGGCAAGTTTATCGGGTTTAAGCCCCAATATAAAAAAGCTATTGTCACTGTAGCTCCTGGCGACGACAACAAAATTAGACAGGTTCTATTCCCAGAAGTGTAA
- a CDS encoding NAD(P)H-quinone oxidoreductase subunit N — protein MALITTGKQLIRDLEKSGALGVYVPLEGGFEGRYRRRIRAAGYTTLHMTARGLGDLSAYLTGVHGVRPPHLGKKDIGQGAAVGYVYYVPPIVNYHLEQLPPKSRGLVLWMIEGHILSNQEVEFLAKLPSLEPRVKVVLERGGERFFRWMPLIETLSPSYQTV, from the coding sequence ATGGCACTCATTACTACTGGCAAGCAACTGATTCGTGACCTGGAAAAGTCAGGTGCTCTTGGTGTGTACGTACCACTGGAAGGAGGCTTTGAAGGTCGCTACCGCCGTCGCATCCGCGCGGCTGGCTATACCACCCTGCACATGACAGCAAGGGGACTAGGAGATCTCTCCGCCTATTTAACCGGAGTTCATGGAGTCCGACCTCCTCACCTTGGCAAAAAAGATATCGGCCAGGGCGCAGCAGTTGGATATGTATACTATGTGCCACCGATCGTGAACTACCACTTGGAACAGTTGCCGCCAAAGTCAAGGGGGCTAGTTTTGTGGATGATTGAAGGACACATCCTTTCTAATCAGGAAGTTGAGTTTCTGGCGAAATTGCCTAGCCTGGAACCGCGAGTGAAAGTGGTATTGGAAAGAGGGGGTGAGCGCTTTTTCCGCTGGATGCCTCTAATAGAGACACTCTCACCCAGTTACCAGACGGTGTAG
- a CDS encoding LdpA C-terminal domain-containing domain — MTDLYYPLRSLKGNNWFKLICGASFQHLPAVRNLTLAYTLAGADCIDVAADPAVVAAAQEALKVATSMVAEAQQRGFGFQALPWLMVSLNDGEDPHFRKAEFSQTECPIDCLRPCEKICPAQAIIFHRRDDDFSGVVPESCYGCGRCLPICPSQLIYTRSYISTPEAIASVLSTRVDAVEIHTQVGRLSEFKRLWQAIAPWVDQLKLVAISCPDGDGMIDYLWSLHDLISPLPCPLIWQTDGRPMSGDIGDGTTLAAVKLGQKVLAARLPGYVQLAGGTNSYTVAKLQAAGLLNDFRLPILDFGLKSASEKSKVVDYQERSNNPKSKSLVGEYKRSTQNPKSYIAGVAYGSYARVLLSPILNQLEQMEINTVNPMPTAHLEDEPELLWQAVALAHSLVSQLKSLAKR; from the coding sequence GTGACTGATCTGTACTATCCTTTACGCTCTCTGAAGGGAAATAACTGGTTCAAGCTGATCTGCGGAGCCAGTTTCCAACATCTACCTGCGGTTAGAAACTTAACTTTAGCTTATACGCTGGCTGGCGCTGACTGTATTGATGTGGCAGCCGATCCAGCGGTAGTTGCAGCAGCGCAAGAAGCGTTAAAAGTTGCCACTAGCATGGTGGCAGAGGCGCAGCAGCGAGGATTTGGCTTTCAAGCATTACCGTGGTTAATGGTGAGTTTGAATGATGGGGAAGATCCTCACTTTCGCAAAGCTGAATTTAGTCAAACAGAATGTCCAATAGACTGTCTGCGACCTTGTGAAAAAATCTGCCCAGCTCAGGCAATTATTTTCCACCGCCGAGATGATGACTTTTCCGGGGTAGTACCCGAAAGCTGTTACGGTTGTGGTCGATGTCTACCAATTTGCCCGAGTCAGCTAATCTACACTCGTTCTTACATATCAACGCCAGAAGCGATCGCCTCAGTGCTATCAACCAGGGTAGATGCTGTTGAAATTCACACTCAAGTAGGGCGATTGTCTGAGTTTAAGCGATTATGGCAAGCGATCGCGCCGTGGGTCGATCAGCTCAAGCTAGTAGCAATCAGTTGCCCGGATGGAGATGGCATGATTGACTATCTGTGGAGCCTTCACGATCTAATTTCCCCCCTTCCCTGTCCTCTAATTTGGCAAACTGACGGGCGACCGATGAGTGGCGATATTGGTGATGGCACGACTTTAGCCGCCGTGAAGTTAGGGCAAAAAGTCTTAGCAGCTAGATTACCTGGATATGTGCAGTTAGCCGGTGGTACCAACAGCTACACCGTAGCTAAACTTCAAGCAGCTGGACTGCTCAACGATTTTAGATTGCCGATTTTAGATTTTGGATTGAAGTCCGCTAGTGAGAAATCAAAGGTTGTTGATTACCAAGAGCGATCTAATAATCCAAAATCTAAGTCGCTCGTTGGCGAGTACAAACGCTCGACCCAAAATCCAAAGTCTTATATTGCTGGTGTTGCTTATGGTAGCTATGCCCGTGTTTTACTGTCACCTATTCTTAATCAGTTAGAGCAAATGGAGATAAACACAGTCAATCCAATGCCAACCGCTCACTTAGAAGACGAGCCCGAATTACTCTGGCAGGCTGTAGCCCTTGCACATTCTCTCGTTTCTCAACTCAAGTCATTAGCAAAGCGCTAA
- a CDS encoding R3H domain-containing nucleic acid-binding protein: MQITDDLQKLLDILPLEIRQVLDQHPSRDNLIEVVMDLGRRPEARFPESAEYLSDSGVSQEQLSYCIQRVGHFGGDNRAGIAQTLHRISAIRNRTGEIIGLTCRVGRAVYGTIHMIRDLVETGQSILMLGRPGVGKTTALREIARVLADELNKRVVIIDTSNEIAGDGDIPHPAIGRARRMQVARPELQHQVMIEAVENHMPEVIVIDEIGTELEASAARTIAERGVQLVGTAHGNQIENLIKNPTLSDLVGGIQAVTLGDEEARRRRTQKTVLERKAPPTFEIAVEMLQRQRWVVHDSVADTVDTLLRGRQPLPQVRTVDESGKVTILRESQTQPRGLGQDSREEENSLSLSPRLSPTLNSSGWRAAGQMLPLTPVREREQISGEQEFERLLDESLEQPARFSDMGLKAGPNGEDLPLHIYPYGVSRHQLEHVIQVLNLPVILTKEIDSADAILALRSHVKNHSKLRQVARVRHVPIHMIKASTIPQITRALRRLLDMDEPGTTDERELSLFTQSGSEDELDALEEARLAVEQIVIPKGQPVELLPRSAKVRKMQHELVEHYRLKSDSFGDEPNRRLRIYPA; this comes from the coding sequence ATGCAGATTACAGACGATCTCCAGAAATTATTAGATATTTTGCCACTAGAAATTAGGCAGGTCTTAGATCAGCACCCTTCTAGAGACAACTTGATTGAAGTGGTGATGGATCTGGGTCGTCGCCCAGAAGCCCGTTTTCCTGAGAGTGCGGAATATTTGTCCGACAGCGGAGTTTCTCAAGAACAACTTTCCTATTGCATCCAGCGGGTAGGTCACTTTGGCGGGGATAACCGAGCAGGAATTGCCCAAACCTTACACCGCATTAGCGCCATTCGGAACCGAACTGGCGAGATTATTGGTTTAACCTGTAGAGTTGGTCGGGCAGTCTACGGCACGATCCACATGATCCGCGATTTAGTAGAGACGGGTCAATCAATTCTGATGTTAGGTCGTCCAGGTGTAGGAAAAACCACTGCCTTACGGGAAATCGCGCGGGTGTTAGCGGATGAACTGAATAAGCGAGTTGTGATTATCGACACCTCCAATGAAATAGCCGGAGATGGAGATATCCCCCACCCAGCCATTGGTCGAGCGCGGAGAATGCAAGTGGCGCGTCCGGAACTCCAACATCAAGTGATGATTGAGGCAGTGGAGAACCATATGCCAGAAGTGATCGTAATTGATGAAATTGGCACAGAACTGGAAGCGAGTGCGGCGCGGACAATCGCTGAGCGAGGAGTACAGCTAGTGGGCACAGCTCACGGCAACCAGATCGAAAACCTGATCAAAAACCCTACACTGTCTGATTTGGTGGGCGGTATTCAAGCGGTAACACTGGGCGATGAAGAGGCTAGGCGGCGGCGGACTCAAAAGACCGTACTGGAGCGCAAAGCCCCACCTACGTTTGAGATTGCAGTGGAAATGCTTCAACGGCAGCGCTGGGTAGTGCATGACAGCGTAGCTGACACAGTAGACACTCTACTACGGGGGCGTCAACCTCTGCCGCAAGTCAGAACAGTCGATGAAAGTGGGAAAGTCACAATTCTACGTGAGTCACAAACTCAGCCAAGAGGTTTAGGGCAAGATTCACGAGAGGAAGAAAATAGTCTCTCACTCAGCCCTCGCCTTTCACCTACTTTGAACTCAAGCGGATGGCGTGCCGCTGGTCAGATGCTACCACTTACCCCTGTGCGCGAGCGAGAGCAAATCTCAGGAGAACAGGAGTTTGAGCGATTGCTGGATGAATCTCTAGAGCAACCTGCTCGCTTTAGTGACATGGGATTAAAGGCAGGTCCAAACGGTGAAGATTTACCACTGCACATTTACCCCTATGGTGTGAGTCGCCATCAGCTAGAGCATGTAATCCAGGTGCTGAACTTGCCAGTAATACTGACTAAGGAAATTGATAGTGCTGATGCGATTTTGGCACTGCGATCGCACGTCAAAAATCACTCTAAGTTACGGCAAGTTGCTAGAGTGCGTCATGTACCTATTCACATGATTAAAGCCAGCACGATTCCTCAAATTACCCGTGCCTTGCGACGGTTGTTAGATATGGATGAACCAGGCACAACCGATGAACGCGAACTTAGCCTCTTTACCCAAAGTGGCAGTGAAGATGAACTCGATGCCTTAGAAGAAGCAAGACTTGCTGTGGAGCAAATTGTAATTCCCAAGGGGCAGCCAGTGGAGTTACTACCTCGCTCTGCCAAGGTGCGGAAGATGCAACACGAATTGGTTGAACATTATCGCCTCAAGTCAGACAGTTTTGGGGATGAACCGAATCGTCGCCTGCGGATCTATCCGGCGTGA
- the rpsC gene encoding 30S ribosomal protein S3, whose translation MGQKIHPIGFRLGITKDHHSRWFAEPARYPEILQEDYKLRQYIEQKLGRLAANNAGISDVRIERKADQIELEVRTARPGVVVGRGGAGIESLRTGLQELLGGNRQIRINVVEVQQVDADAYLIAEYIAQQLERRVSFRRVVRQAIQRAQRAGIQGIRIQVSGRLNGAEIARTEWTREGRVPLHTLRADIDYAYCTAKTVYGILGVKVWIFKGEIIPGQEQQPTPGAAQPRRRQQQRRRQQFEDRSNEG comes from the coding sequence GTGGGACAGAAAATTCATCCAATCGGTTTCCGCCTTGGCATTACAAAAGATCATCATTCCCGTTGGTTTGCTGAGCCAGCGCGTTACCCAGAAATTCTGCAAGAAGACTATAAACTTCGTCAATATATAGAACAGAAGCTGGGTCGCCTTGCTGCCAATAATGCGGGGATTTCCGATGTACGGATTGAGCGCAAAGCCGATCAAATTGAGCTAGAAGTACGCACAGCCCGACCTGGTGTTGTAGTCGGTCGAGGCGGCGCTGGCATCGAATCTTTGCGCACTGGACTGCAGGAACTGCTAGGGGGAAATCGCCAAATTCGCATTAACGTCGTGGAAGTCCAACAAGTTGATGCCGATGCCTACTTGATCGCGGAATATATTGCTCAACAACTAGAGCGTCGTGTCTCTTTCCGGCGGGTGGTGCGTCAAGCAATTCAACGAGCTCAACGTGCTGGAATCCAGGGCATCAGAATCCAAGTAAGTGGTCGGCTCAACGGAGCAGAAATTGCTCGGACAGAATGGACGCGCGAGGGAAGGGTGCCGCTGCACACCTTACGGGCAGATATTGACTACGCTTACTGCACTGCTAAAACGGTATACGGCATTCTTGGCGTTAAGGTATGGATCTTTAAGGGAGAAATTATTCCTGGACAAGAGCAACAGCCGACTCCAGGAGCTGCTCAACCGCGTCGCCGTCAACAACAACGCCGACGTCAGCAATTTGAAGATCGCTCAAATGAAGGATGA
- the rplP gene encoding 50S ribosomal protein L16, whose amino-acid sequence MLSPRRTKFRKQQRGRMSGLATRGSNLNFGDFGLQAQEPAWITSRQIEASRRAMTRYIRRGGKIWIRIFPDKPVTMRPAETRMGSGKGSPEFWVAVVKPGRILFEIAGVPEATAREAMRLASHKLPIQTKFITRSEEQV is encoded by the coding sequence ATGCTAAGTCCTAGAAGAACCAAATTCCGCAAACAACAGCGCGGACGGATGTCAGGTCTAGCCACCAGAGGCAGTAACCTCAACTTTGGCGATTTTGGTCTCCAAGCTCAGGAGCCAGCCTGGATTACCTCCCGTCAAATTGAAGCTAGCCGTCGAGCCATGACCCGTTATATCCGCCGGGGTGGCAAAATTTGGATTCGGATTTTCCCGGACAAACCAGTAACTATGCGACCTGCTGAAACCCGGATGGGTTCCGGTAAAGGTTCGCCTGAGTTTTGGGTTGCTGTCGTCAAGCCAGGGCGGATTTTGTTTGAAATCGCTGGTGTTCCCGAAGCAACTGCCCGTGAGGCTATGCGCTTAGCTTCGCACAAGTTGCCAATCCAAACCAAGTTCATTACGCGCTCTGAGGAGCAGGTGTAG
- the rplC gene encoding 50S ribosomal protein L3, with protein MSVGILGTKLGMTQVFDEAGKAIPVTVIQAGPCTVTQIKTKQTDGYSAIQVGYKEVKQKALNKPKLGHLAKSSAPPLRHLREYHLDNPSEYTMGQQIKADIFNSGQIVDVAGTTIGRGFAGYQKRHNFGRGPMAHGSKNHRLPGSIGAGTTPGRVYPGKRMAGRLGGKRVTIPKLTVVRVDPERNLLLIKGAVPGKAGTLLSIVPATQVGRS; from the coding sequence GTGTCTGTAGGTATCCTTGGCACCAAACTGGGCATGACTCAAGTGTTTGATGAGGCAGGAAAAGCCATTCCTGTAACAGTCATTCAGGCGGGTCCATGTACTGTTACCCAGATTAAAACAAAACAGACTGATGGTTATTCTGCCATCCAAGTAGGGTATAAGGAAGTGAAACAAAAGGCTCTTAACAAGCCGAAACTGGGTCATCTTGCTAAATCCTCTGCTCCTCCGTTACGTCACTTGCGTGAATATCACCTAGATAATCCAAGTGAATATACGATGGGTCAGCAAATTAAGGCAGATATTTTTAATTCGGGCCAAATTGTAGATGTAGCCGGTACTACTATCGGTCGCGGATTTGCTGGCTATCAAAAACGGCATAACTTTGGTCGGGGACCGATGGCTCATGGCTCAAAAAATCATCGATTGCCGGGTTCCATCGGGGCTGGTACTACTCCAGGTCGTGTCTATCCAGGTAAGCGGATGGCGGGTCGACTGGGTGGCAAGCGAGTCACAATTCCCAAACTGACCGTAGTTCGGGTAGATCCAGAACGCAATTTGTTGCTAATTAAGGGTGCCGTTCCTGGGAAGGCCGGTACCTTATTGAGTATTGTGCCTGCTACGCAAGTGGGTCGGTCGTAG